The Garra rufa chromosome 8, GarRuf1.0, whole genome shotgun sequence genome has a segment encoding these proteins:
- the LOC141340205 gene encoding coiled-coil domain-containing protein 89, with protein sequence MTSPQKIPIDLKTMIKDTKQDMDDVHQALEKLRSLSQEERTEAEVLRSRIDEQSTLICILKQRADEMLLRCQALEKINTELENLRANVQLELENERKKSALLEQRFMHLASNHRELINFKNEYKSQNAKLEQENDRLRKENEMLFSQEVQEKEKTILKLTQELKELAEQHKILETEYQEKTTGFQIKLKELINLHQIKEASLKNELSDTQKQLKNAVEMCAELDLKLRQTQEKESMKETDTQERLEKLMKEKDELIDLSMQRGKIILDKQAEIQELERKRQEAETSRLDAENRFEKEAAAVNSELRVKGLQDALERAEDTCNELKKEFEAFKKHSSELLGKEKELNCKLRHMVI encoded by the exons ATGACATCTCCGCAGAAAATCCCGATAGACCTCAAAACGATGATCAAAGACACTAAACAG GATATGGACGATGTGCACCAGGCCCTGGAAAAGCTCAGAAGTCTCTCCCAGGAAGAAAGGACAGAGGCAGAAGTGCTGCGTTCAAGAATCGACGAGCAGTCGACTCTCATCTGCATCCTGAAACAGAGAGCAGACGAGATGCTTCTGCGCTGTCAGGCTCTAGAAAAGATCAACACAGAGCTGGAGAACCTGAGAGCCAATGTGCAGCTGGAGCTGGAGAATGAGAGGAAGAAATCTGCACTCCTGGAGCAGAGATTCATGCACCTGGCCTCCAACCACAGAGAGCTGATTAACTTCAAAAACGAGTACAAGAGCCAGAATGCAAAGTTGGAGCAAGAGAATGACAGACTCAGGAAGGAAAATGAAATGCTTTTCAGTCAGGAAGTGCAAGAAAAAGAGAAGACCATCCTCAAACTGACTCAAGAGCTCAAGGAATTGGCAGAGCAACATAAGATACTAGAAACAGAGTATCA GGAGAAAACAACTGGATTCCAGATTAAACTGAAAGAACTGATCAACCTTCATCAGATCAAAGAGGCGTCTTTGAAGAACGAACTGAGCGACACACAAAAACAACTGAAGAATGCTGTAGAGATGTGTGCAG AGCTGGATCTCAAACTAAGACAAACCCAGGAAAAAGAATCAATGAAAGAGACTGACACTCAAGAGAGACTGGAGAAACTCATGAAGGAAAAGGATGAGCTAATTGACCTCTCAATGCAGCGTGGGAAAATTATACTG GACAAGCAAGCTGAAATTCAGGAGCTGGAGCGGAAAAGACAGGAAGCTGAGACCAGTAGACTAGATGCAGAAAATAG GTTTGAAAAGGAAGCAGCAGCTGTGAACAGTGAATTAAGAGTGAAAGGACTACAGGACGCCTTAGAGAGGGCAGAGGACACCTGCAATGAATTGAAAAAG GAGTTTGAGGCATTTAAAAAGCACAGCAGTGAACTGCTTGGAAAGGAGAAGGAGTTAAACTGCAAACTTCGCCACATGGTCATCTGA